The Streptomyces seoulensis genome contains a region encoding:
- a CDS encoding polyamine ABC transporter substrate-binding protein: MDQYEPDRLTPAQSAAVRRSMRNGRAALTRRSLLRASASGALAVGGLGTLSACGIPAAGRTPGGTAADDRSDREKTVDFSNWTEYIDVDDSGKRHPTLAAFQRSTGITVRYTEDINDNNEFFGKIKPQLAAGQDTGRDLIVLTDWLAARLIRLGWVQKLDPAHLPNAFAHLSPQFREPDWDPGRAYSYPWQGISTVIAYNKKALDGIEVRSVSDLLDNPKLKGRVGFLSEMRDSVGMTLLDMGKDPADFTDDDYDAAISRLQKAVDKGQIRRFTGNDYTADLAKGDFAACVAWAGDVVQLKADSPDVDFIIPDSGYVTSTDNMLIPNKARHKTNAERLIDFFYEPEQAAALAAYINYVTPVDGVKPWLAKIDRDAADNPLIVPDKAMQAKSHAFRSLSQKEETAYEEKFAKLTGA; this comes from the coding sequence ATGGATCAGTACGAGCCCGACCGCCTCACCCCGGCCCAGTCGGCCGCCGTGCGGCGCAGCATGCGCAACGGGCGGGCGGCGCTCACCCGCCGGTCGCTGCTGCGGGCGTCCGCCTCGGGCGCGCTAGCGGTCGGCGGTCTGGGGACGCTGAGCGCCTGTGGCATCCCGGCGGCCGGACGGACACCGGGCGGCACCGCGGCCGACGACCGCTCGGACCGGGAGAAGACGGTCGACTTCTCCAACTGGACCGAGTACATCGACGTCGACGACAGCGGCAAGCGTCACCCCACGCTCGCCGCATTCCAGCGAAGCACCGGCATCACGGTCCGCTACACCGAGGACATCAACGACAACAACGAGTTCTTCGGCAAGATCAAGCCGCAGCTCGCGGCGGGCCAGGACACCGGCCGCGACCTGATCGTGCTCACCGACTGGCTGGCCGCCCGGCTGATCCGGCTCGGCTGGGTGCAGAAGCTGGACCCCGCCCATCTGCCGAACGCCTTCGCCCACCTCTCGCCCCAGTTCCGCGAGCCGGACTGGGACCCCGGCCGGGCCTACTCCTACCCCTGGCAGGGCATCTCCACGGTCATCGCCTACAACAAGAAGGCGCTGGACGGCATCGAGGTGAGATCCGTCTCCGACCTGCTCGACAATCCGAAGCTGAAGGGCCGGGTCGGCTTCCTCTCGGAGATGCGGGACAGCGTCGGGATGACCCTGCTCGACATGGGCAAGGACCCCGCCGACTTCACCGACGACGACTACGACGCGGCGATATCCCGGCTCCAGAAGGCCGTCGACAAGGGCCAGATACGCCGTTTCACCGGCAACGACTACACCGCCGACCTCGCCAAGGGGGACTTCGCGGCCTGTGTCGCCTGGGCCGGGGACGTGGTCCAGCTCAAGGCGGACAGCCCCGATGTGGACTTCATCATTCCTGACAGCGGATATGTCACCTCGACGGACAATATGCTGATCCCTAACAAGGCACGTCACAAGACGAACGCCGAGCGGCTGATCGACTTCTTCTACGAACCCGAGCAGGCCGCCGCGCTCGCCGCCTACATCAACTACGTCACTCCGGTCGACGGCGTGAAGCCCTGGCTTGCGAAGATCGACCGGGACGCGGCGGACAATCCGCTGATCGTCCCCGACAAGGCCATGCAGGCGAAGTCCCACGCCTTCCGCTCCCTGAGCCAGAAGGAAGAGACGGCCTACGAAGAGAAGTTCGCAAAGCTCACAGGGGCGTGA
- a CDS encoding adenosine deaminase, whose product MTRARAPPSGPRAPFPGEDPLSERSAARDPHTFIAGLPKAELHVHHVGSASPRIVSELAARHRDSKVPTDPEALADYFTFTDFAHFIQVYLSVVDLVRTPEDVRLLTYEIARDMSRQQVRYAELTLTPFSSTRRGIEDRAFMDAIEDARKSAEADFGTVLRWCFDIPGEAGLESAAETARMATDDRVRPEGLVSFGLGGPEIGVPRPQFKPYFDRAIAAGLHSVPHAGETTGPQTVWDALTTLGAERIGHGTSSAQDPKLLAHLAEHRIALEVCPTSNIATRAVRTLDEHPLRQFVDAGVLVTINSDDPPMFGTDLNKEYAIAARLLDLDERGIADLAKNAVEASFLDAAGKERIAAEIDAYTESWLAG is encoded by the coding sequence ATCACCCGCGCCCGGGCCCCACCCTCTGGTCCGCGAGCGCCTTTCCCCGGGGAGGACCCCTTGTCCGAGCGCAGCGCCGCCCGCGATCCGCACACGTTCATCGCCGGACTGCCGAAGGCCGAACTGCACGTCCACCACGTCGGCTCCGCCTCCCCCCGCATCGTCTCGGAACTGGCAGCCCGGCACCGCGACTCCAAGGTCCCGACCGACCCGGAGGCGCTGGCGGACTACTTCACGTTCACCGACTTCGCGCACTTCATCCAGGTGTACCTGTCGGTCGTGGACCTGGTCCGCACCCCGGAGGACGTCCGGCTGCTGACGTACGAGATCGCGCGTGACATGTCCCGGCAGCAGGTGCGCTACGCCGAGCTGACCCTCACCCCGTTCTCCTCCACCCGGCGCGGCATAGAGGACCGGGCGTTCATGGACGCGATCGAGGACGCCCGCAAGTCCGCCGAGGCCGACTTCGGGACCGTGCTGCGCTGGTGCTTCGACATCCCCGGCGAGGCCGGTCTGGAGTCGGCGGCGGAGACGGCGCGGATGGCGACGGACGACCGCGTCCGCCCGGAGGGCCTGGTCTCCTTCGGCCTGGGCGGCCCGGAGATCGGCGTACCCCGGCCGCAGTTCAAGCCGTACTTCGACCGCGCGATCGCCGCGGGCCTGCACTCGGTGCCGCACGCGGGCGAGACGACCGGCCCCCAGACGGTGTGGGACGCGCTCACCACGCTGGGCGCGGAGCGGATCGGCCACGGCACCAGCTCGGCCCAGGACCCGAAGCTGCTCGCCCACCTGGCCGAGCACCGCATCGCCCTGGAGGTCTGCCCGACCTCGAACATCGCCACCCGCGCGGTACGGACGCTGGACGAGCACCCGCTGAGGCAGTTCGTGGACGCGGGCGTCCTGGTCACGATCAACTCCGACGACCCGCCGATGTTCGGCACCGACCTGAACAAGGAGTACGCGATCGCGGCCCGCCTGCTCGACCTGGACGAGCGGGGCATCGCGGATCTGGCGAAGAACGCGGTCGAGGCGTCCTTCCTGGACGCGGCGGGCAAGGAGCGGATCGCGGCGGAGATCGACGCGTACACGGAATCCTGGCTGGCGGGCTGA
- a CDS encoding gamma-aminobutyraldehyde dehydrogenase: MHKPGSATPERFTARDRFAEGAQFIAGRPAPGTSGRTQAVTDPATGEEVYRYELAGERDVDAAVAAARAAFPDWAAATPGERSDALHRFAAVLADRAEEFARAESLQCGKPLKLTREFDVPGTIDNTAFFAGAARHLQGQSAGEYSGDHTSYVRREPIGVVGSIAPWNYPLQMAAWKILPAVAAGNTIVLKPAELTPLTSLLFARAATDAGIPDGVINIVSGTGPEAGERLVGHPDVAMTSFTGSTAVGRRVAEIATATVKRLHLELGGKAPFVVFDDADLDAAVNGAVAGALINTGQDCTAATRAYVQRPLYEAFVERTAALMETVRLGDPFAPGTDLGPLVSHAHRDRVAGFVDRARAYARVVTGGEAPGGDLKNGAYYRPTLVTGAAQDSEIVQSEIFGPVLVVLPFDTDDEGLRLANDTPYGLAASAWTGNVYRAGRATRELRAGCVWINDHIPIISEMPHGGHKASGFGKDMSAYSFEEYTQVKHVMYDNTAVARKDWHRTVFGDRH; the protein is encoded by the coding sequence ATGCACAAGCCGGGCAGCGCCACCCCGGAACGATTCACCGCGCGCGACCGCTTCGCCGAGGGTGCGCAGTTCATCGCGGGCCGTCCCGCGCCGGGCACCTCGGGCCGCACCCAGGCGGTGACCGACCCGGCGACCGGCGAAGAGGTGTACCGCTACGAACTCGCCGGGGAGCGGGACGTGGACGCGGCCGTGGCCGCAGCCCGCGCCGCCTTCCCCGACTGGGCCGCCGCCACGCCCGGCGAGCGCTCCGACGCCCTCCACCGCTTCGCCGCCGTGCTCGCGGACCGGGCCGAGGAATTCGCCCGCGCCGAGTCGCTCCAGTGCGGCAAGCCGCTGAAGCTCACGCGCGAGTTCGACGTACCCGGCACCATCGACAACACCGCCTTCTTCGCGGGCGCCGCCCGGCATCTCCAGGGGCAGTCGGCGGGGGAGTACTCCGGGGACCACACCTCGTACGTGCGGCGCGAGCCCATCGGTGTCGTCGGGTCGATCGCGCCCTGGAACTACCCGCTCCAGATGGCCGCCTGGAAGATCCTCCCGGCCGTGGCCGCGGGCAACACCATCGTGCTCAAGCCCGCCGAGCTGACCCCGCTCACCTCGCTGCTCTTCGCCCGCGCGGCCACCGACGCGGGCATCCCGGACGGGGTGATCAACATCGTCAGCGGGACCGGGCCCGAGGCGGGGGAGCGGCTGGTCGGACACCCGGACGTGGCCATGACCTCGTTCACCGGGTCCACCGCGGTCGGCCGCCGGGTCGCGGAGATCGCCACGGCCACCGTCAAGCGGCTCCACCTGGAGCTGGGCGGCAAGGCGCCCTTCGTCGTCTTCGACGACGCCGACCTGGACGCCGCCGTCAACGGCGCGGTCGCGGGCGCGCTCATCAACACCGGCCAGGACTGCACGGCGGCCACCCGCGCCTACGTCCAGCGCCCGCTGTACGAGGCGTTCGTCGAGCGGACCGCCGCGCTGATGGAGACCGTGCGGCTCGGCGACCCCTTCGCGCCCGGCACCGACCTCGGCCCGCTCGTCTCGCACGCCCACCGCGACCGCGTCGCCGGCTTCGTGGACCGCGCCCGCGCCTACGCCCGGGTGGTCACCGGCGGCGAGGCTCCCGGCGGCGACCTGAAGAACGGCGCCTACTACCGGCCCACCCTCGTCACCGGCGCCGCCCAGGACAGCGAGATCGTCCAGTCGGAGATCTTCGGCCCGGTGCTGGTCGTGCTCCCCTTCGACACCGACGACGAGGGCCTGCGCCTCGCCAACGACACCCCGTACGGGCTCGCCGCCTCCGCGTGGACCGGCAACGTCTACCGCGCCGGACGCGCCACCCGTGAGCTGCGGGCGGGCTGCGTGTGGATCAACGACCACATCCCGATCATCAGCGAGATGCCGCACGGCGGACACAAGGCGTCCGGCTTCGGCAAGGACATGTCGGCGTACTCGTTCGAGGAATACACCCAGGTCAAGCACGTCATGTACGACAACACGGCGGTCGCCCGCAAGGACTGGCACCGCACGGTCTTCGGGGACCGCCACTAA
- a CDS encoding glycerophosphodiester phosphodiesterase, giving the protein MQTWTAVAHRGDPYRFRENTLASLRSALDRGADAVEIDVRLTRDGVPVLLHDASLKRLWEIDRPLSSLAAAQVTELTAGGVPTLAEALSATEGTRVMADLCGGVTPRTADRVLDVVREADAEDRVYYSAGAESLLTLRAAAPSAELALTWTSTARPRPAVLTALRPRYLNYRFSLVDRDLAHRVHKEGYLLSVWTPDTGRSMRKLLSLGADSITTNRIDTLTALRKQAG; this is encoded by the coding sequence ATGCAGACCTGGACCGCCGTCGCACACCGGGGCGACCCCTACCGCTTCCGCGAGAACACCCTCGCCTCGCTGCGCTCCGCGCTCGACCGGGGTGCGGACGCGGTCGAGATCGACGTACGCCTGACGCGCGACGGCGTACCCGTCCTGCTGCACGACGCCTCGCTGAAGCGCCTCTGGGAGATCGACCGCCCGCTGTCATCCCTCGCGGCGGCCCAGGTGACGGAACTGACGGCGGGCGGCGTCCCCACCCTGGCGGAAGCCCTGTCCGCCACGGAGGGCACCCGCGTGATGGCGGACCTGTGCGGCGGCGTGACCCCCCGCACGGCGGACCGCGTCCTGGACGTGGTCCGCGAGGCCGACGCGGAGGACCGCGTCTACTACTCCGCGGGCGCCGAATCCCTCCTGACCCTCCGCGCCGCGGCCCCCTCCGCCGAACTGGCCCTCACCTGGACCAGCACGGCCCGCCCCCGCCCGGCCGTCCTCACGGCCCTGCGCCCCCGCTACCTCAACTACCGCTTCTCCCTCGTCGACCGCGACCTGGCCCACCGGGTCCACAAGGAGGGCTACCTCCTTTCGGTATGGACCCCGGACACGGGCCGCTCGATGCGCAAGCTGCTGTCCCTGGGCGCGGACTCGATCACGACGAACCGGATCGACACGCTGACCGCGCTGCGAAAGCAGGCGGGGTAG
- a CDS encoding NADAR family protein — protein sequence MGKIDGVEALISAVRAGAPVKYLHFWGHRPQRDGGVGAGCLSQWWPAPFTVDGAGYATAEHWMMAGKARLFADPDAERLVLAARHPAEAKKAGRLVRGFDEETWRRERFRIVVEGSVHKFAAHPDLREFLLGTGERVLVEASPVDRVWGIGLSAQDEAAFDPARWKGPNLLGFALMEARERLRSDAG from the coding sequence ATGGGGAAGATCGACGGTGTGGAAGCGCTGATCAGCGCGGTCCGGGCGGGGGCGCCCGTGAAGTACCTGCACTTCTGGGGGCACCGCCCGCAGCGGGACGGCGGGGTGGGCGCGGGGTGCCTGAGCCAGTGGTGGCCCGCGCCGTTCACGGTGGACGGGGCCGGCTACGCGACGGCCGAGCACTGGATGATGGCGGGCAAGGCGCGGCTCTTCGCGGACCCGGATGCCGAGCGCCTGGTGCTGGCCGCGCGGCATCCGGCCGAGGCGAAGAAGGCGGGGCGGCTGGTCCGGGGCTTCGACGAGGAGACATGGCGCCGGGAGCGGTTCCGGATCGTCGTCGAGGGCAGCGTGCACAAGTTCGCCGCCCACCCTGACCTGCGGGAGTTCCTGCTCGGCACGGGCGAGCGGGTGCTCGTGGAGGCGAGCCCGGTGGACCGCGTGTGGGGCATCGGGCTCAGCGCGCAGGACGAGGCCGCGTTCGACCCGGCCCGCTGGAAGGGGCCGAACCTCCTGGGCTTCGCCCTGATGGAGGCTCGGGAGCGGTTGCGGTCAGACGCGGGGTGA